From one Rosa rugosa chromosome 4, drRosRugo1.1, whole genome shotgun sequence genomic stretch:
- the LOC133742264 gene encoding high-affinity nitrate transporter 3.2-like encodes MTWIFLASLLLLSSLSETSYGGILLSSLPNTLDVAASPHQPDQFNTPNGTWYMSSNIKAGEDKLGVRWSLNNRTFPVGTDAAYKTVTVKLCYAPRSQVGRPERKTEDDLDKDETCQIEFYTGHYNPSNKWPYYESTLDGHVPAALYFLRAYANDSAGVVVAYGESTGPDRDYNIFEVDATEPTEASSGSRKTLDICFGSFSALLLVGFFCCLEDN; translated from the exons ATGACATGGATTTTCTtagcttctcttcttcttctctcaagCTTATCAGAAACCTCTTATGGAGGCATTCTATTATCCTCTCTGCCCAACACTCTTGATGTCGCTGCTTCCCCTCACCAACCAGACCAGT TTAACACACCCAACGGGACATGGTATATGTCCAGTAATATAAAAGCCGGAGAAGATAAACTCGGCGTTAGATGGTCTCTGAATAATAGGACTTTCCCAGTTGGAACCGATGCGGCGTATAAGACGGTCACCGTGAAGCTTTGCTACGCGCCGAGGAGTCAAGTGGGCCGGCCGGAGAGGAAGACGGAGGACGACCTCGACAAGGACGAGACATGCCAGATAGAGTTCTATACTGGACACTACAACCCCTCTAACAAGTGGCCGTACTACGAGTCGACATTGGATGGCCACGTGCCGGCCGCCTTGTACTTCCTACGCGCCTACGCAAACGACTCCGCCGGAGTTGTGGTGGCTTATGGTGAAAGCACGGGACCGGACAGAGACTACAACATATTTGAGGTCGACGCAACTGAGCCAACAGAGGCAAGCAGCGGAAGCCGCAAGACGCTCGATATTTGCTTCGGTTCTTTCTCCGCTTTGCTGTTGGTTGGGTTTTTTTGTTGCTTAGAAGATAATTAA